Proteins from one Kazachstania africana CBS 2517 chromosome 1, complete genome genomic window:
- the TAL1 gene encoding sedoheptulose-7-phosphate:D-glyceraldehyde-3-phosphate transaldolase TAL1 (similar to Saccharomyces cerevisiae YGR043C and TAL1 (YLR354C); ancestral locus Anc_4.188), with translation MAEPSTKKQKTSGSSLEQLKASGTVVVADTGDFESIAKFQPQDSTTNPSLILAAAKQPAYAKLIDVAVEYGKQNGKTKDEKVELAVDRLLVEFGKEILKIVPGRVSTEVDARLSFDKEATIAKAIEIIELYKAQGISKERILIKIASTWEGIQAARELEAKHGIHCNLTLLFSFGQAVACAEANVTLISPFVGRIMDWYKAKSGETYTGETDPGVKSVRRIYNYYKKHGYNTIVMGASFRNVDEIKALAGVDYLTISPNLLEELLNSNDAVPKVLNPAQAKKDGDAKISFINDESKFRFDLNEDAMATEKLAEGIRKFSADIVTLIDMIEKKVTA, from the coding sequence ATGGCTGAACCATCCacaaagaaacaaaagacATCTGGATCATCTTTAGAACAATTAAAAGCTTCAGGTACCGTCGTTGTTGCAGACACTGGTGATTTCGAATCAATTGCTAAATTTCAACCACAAGATTCCACCACAAACCCATCCTTAATTTTAGCTGCTGCCAAGCAACCAGCTTATGCTAAGTTAATTGACGTTGCTGTTGAGTACGGTAAGCAAAACGGTAAGactaaagatgaaaaagtCGAATTGGCTGTTGATAGATTATTAGTCGAGTTCggtaaagaaattttaaagatcGTCCCAGGTAGAGTCTCCACTGAAGTTGATGCAAGATTATCCTTCGACAAGGAAGCTACTATCGCCAAGGCTATagaaatcattgaattatACAAAGCTCAAGGAATctcaaaagaaagaatcTTAATCAAAATCGCTTCCACTTGGGAAGGTATCCAAGCCGCTAGAGAATTAGAAGCTAAACATGGTATCCACTGTAATTTAACTTTATTATTCTCCTTTGGTCAAGCTGTTGCCTGTGCTGAGGCCAACGTCACCTTAATTTCCCCATTTGTAGGAAGAATTATGGATTGGTACAAGGCTAAATCTGGTGAAACTTACACTGGTGAAACTGATCCAGGTGTCAAATCCGTCAGAAGAATTTACAACTATTACAAGAAACACGGTTACAACACTATCGTCATGGGTGCCTCTTTCAGAAATGTCGATGAAATAAAAGCCTTAGCTGGTGTTGACTATTTAACCATCTCtccaaatttattagaagaattattaaacAGCAACGATGCCGTTCCAAAGGTCCTAAACCCAGCCCAAGCTAAGAAGGATGGTGACGCTAAGATCTCTTTCATCAATGACGAATCTAAATTCAGATTCGACTTGAATGAGGATGCTATGGCTACCGAAAAGTTAGCTGAAGGTATCAGAAAATTCTCTGCCGATATTGTCACTTTAATCGATATGATCGAAAAGAAAGTTACTGCTTAA
- the BUD8 gene encoding Bud8p (similar to Saccharomyces cerevisiae BUD9 (YGR041W) and BUD8 (YLR353W); ancestral locus Anc_4.186) gives MPSDTSSISLNPRRKARKSLYTEEVPSTSNQRHLAINNRHTQLANERDTLDEAFFAVYIDDTRFDASPGRYSLNSEYDNNDDDDGSMSITDEGNTTNSIRQAQRDNDMHSSMNSSTSSQATQETNVLEREIINSDVLLKDSSTRTVSTSKLVSSTIESGTDELLSTRDLTNFIPGGFTSSLMESETHRLLRSKVSSEGSSMYYSDLGKERTHSTLFQYDDTIEPDVREAVKLLKNDMTSKEKNLRYITDAGTDIGGFKPHGYNILRKVSSESNKSGGSSVSKGSISPNSPSLISNLFVSTPKTNKYGALQRDASRVQDQDNIPKIPVLIKVSGSHSWKEKHNDVFPIEPETPEEDKRISPSKPRKSYGSFKRFSKFITQANIPSDNVSDANRGSIQHDLDLERNSEHIPIQRLNSESMHSFDSGNYAFTEVYSVWRIVLTLMCCLLCPPFFFMIGIGARGGVNDYRLLKLILNKEHRIGLLKGFIWDVDVMWFRALCLLLGIGEILAIAAGISVGFAVGLTRQSSLVLT, from the coding sequence ATGCCTTCAGATACATCCTCAATCTCTCTAAACCCAAGGAGAAAAGCTAGGAAATCGCTATATACAGAAGAAGTGCCGTCAACTTCTAATCAACGACATTTAGCAATAAACAATCGACATACACAATTAGCAAATGAGCGTGATACCCTAGACGAAGCTTTTTTTGCAGTCTATATTGACGATACAAGATTTGATGCAAGTCCAGGAAGatattctttgaattctgAATATGacaataatgatgatgatgatggttCTATGAGTATAACAGATGAAGGTAATACGACAAATTCAATACGACAAGCCCAACGGGACAATGATATGCACAGCTCAATGAACTCTTCAACAAGTTCCCAAGCTACTCAAGAAACAAATGTTTtagaaagagaaataatAAACTCAGACGTACTATTAAAAGATAGTAGTACAAGAACAGTTTCAACATCGAAATTGGTAAGCTCTACAATAGAATCAGGTACCGACGAATTACTCTCGACGAGAGATCTTACTAATTTCATTCCAGGAGGATTCACATCAAGTCTCATGGAAAGTGAAACACACAGGTTACTTAGGTCGAAAGTTTCATCTGAAGGTTCAAGCATGTACTATTCTGATTTAGGCAAGGAAAGGACACATTCAACGTTATTTCAATACGATGATACTATTGAGCCAGACGTTAGGGAAGCTGTGAAATTACTTAAAAACGATATGACTTCAAAGGAGAAAAACCTTAGATATATCACTGATGCAGGAACCGATATTGGAGGATTTAAGCCACATGGATACAACATACTAAGAAAAGTGTCCAGTGAATCTAATAAATCAGGGGGATCATCCGTTAGCAAGGGCTCTATAAGTCCTAACAGCCCCTCCTTGATTAGCAATTTGTTTGTTTCTACGCCCAAGACTAATAAATATGGAGCTTTACAGAGAGACGCCTCTAGAGTTCAAGATCAAGATAACATACCCAAAATCCCAGTTTTGATAAAAGTTTCTGGGTCTCATAGTTGGAAAGAGAAACATAACGATGTATTTCCTATTGAGCCAGAAACACCAGAAGAAGACAAGCGCATCTCGCCATCGAAACCTAGGAAATCTTATGGTAGcttcaaaagattttctaaatttattaCTCAAGCAAATATTCCATCTGATAATGTTTCAGATGCAAATAGGGGAAGCATACAGCATGATCTCGATTTAGAAAGGAATTCGGAACATATACCGATTCAAAGACTCAATTCCGAATCAATGCATTCATTCGATTCAGGAAATTATGCATTCACTGAAGTGTACTCTGTTTGGAGAATAGTTTTGACGCTTATGTGTTGTTTACTTTGTccaccattttttttcatgatCGGAATTGGTGCCAGAGGAGGCGTTAATGATTATAGATTGTTGAAGTTAATTTTGAACAAGGAACATAGGATCGGTCTGCTAAAAGGTTTCATATGGGATGTTGACGTGATGTGGTTTAGAGCTTTATGCTTACTTTTAGGGATAGGAGAAATACTTGCCATTGCGGCTGGTATTAGTGTTGGTTTTGCAGTTGGTCTAACAAGACAAAGTTCGTTAGTACTCACATAA
- the LUG1 gene encoding Lug1p (similar to Saccharomyces cerevisiae YLR352W; ancestral locus Anc_4.185): MSIETTKTSNIPPEIVYEILTYQFRDYMSNDQPSTSEKFNENLRNFLRSNLTVNKTFYHICRILVYRYCNFTTAKRFHSLLNSISYHDELRNIIQVADFQELTSIGLGRTNEMNKMIKNLTNDTLLQFLKLTKSNLREFLASEHIQDDLDDRIIFFLLKPGTVLSVLDFCGCSGPNFTNNFISALRRLYPSSADIGNMHENPLEYNYQITCLGLNDCTDLPSFVLHKTLRLLPELQKLDLSRTSIDDSALMNGLPHLKNLTHLSLANCSQLTPRAILEFFSHHPAVTDENNMSTLEWLNISVISHTSSWNEAHTTFLLKKLCQFGHNKTLQYLNIGGLPLHQATMPLLPSSTSSSAISLSSFNNAPNYNSPQSIFTTVTKNRFYYHCNDALIFIKINYPYLKSLTIRHNNIPIGKLVEFLTPLDDYTSLNLDILNYLKKQKQQELKFLNISNNSYVNKWTIQDPAILTCSKSLVALEISFDAWQQIERINNESEIVSVKYNLKTRKNDIYKWKCYIDTSYGRRYWIYKTDEYLNRDDINVDRGTVYDSQGNKIIKIIKQPDYLKFAQYKISLSCGLVTQSSFRRKHCYRDVKPQISQFLTRNGGIAFGNISRPIIRPRLPLGGWRLLPDDDRRDTAHSVYRRSSEEHEVGSALYWDRSIHDLQQLAGGENHQAPIPTIEEMASISPVFSPEQHISLPQEEEAEETDEEYLNNPDLQRRRSQLSLFRVHHRSRSTHRRRNINRSSSSLSIMPRHSASRPSLNRQGSSSMSVLPHNNKKKANDYYYQHPEEFVYDPNDPITSERYRIHFELVNEYRVFGCTERGMYRYYSLKM; the protein is encoded by the coding sequence ATGTCAATAGAAACTACCAAAACGTCTAATATCCCTCCTGAAATCGTTTATGAGATCCTAACTTATCAGTTTAGGGATTATATGAGCAATGATCAGCCAAGTACatcagaaaaatttaatgaaaacCTACGGAACTTTTTAAGAAGTAATCTAACGGTAAATAAGACATTCTACCATATTTGTAGAATTTTAGTATACAGGTACTGTAATTTCACCACTGCAAAAAGATTTCATAGTCTcttgaattcaatttcttatCACGATGAATTAAGGAACATTATTCAGGTAGCAGATTTCCAGGAATTAACTTCAATTGGTTTAGGACGGacaaatgaaatgaataaaatgaTTAAAAATCTAACTAATGATACATTGTTGCAGTTTTTGAAACTGACAAAATCAAACTTAAGAGAGTTTCTTGCCAGTGAGCATATACAAGATGACCTTGATGatagaattatttttttcctatTAAAACCTGGAACAGTACTGAGTGTACTAGATTTCTGTGGTTGCTCAGGTCCCAATTTTACGAATAACTTCATTAGTGCTTTAAGAAGGTTGTATCCTTCTTCAGCTGATATCGGTAATATGCATGAAAATCCATTAGAATacaattatcaaataacTTGTCTGGGACTAAATGATTGTACAGACCTTCCATCATTCGTTTTGCATAAGACCTTAAGGTTGTTGCCAGAGCTACAGAAATTAGATCTTTCTCGTACTTCAATAGACGATAGCGCATTAATGAATGGTTTACCAcacttgaaaaatctgaCGCATTTATCATTAGCTAATTGTTCACAATTGACTCCAAGGGctattttggaatttttcagtcATCATCCAGCTGTAactgatgaaaataatatgagTACCTTAGAATGGCTAAATATTAGTGTCATATCGCATACATCCTCCTGGAATGAAGCTCATACAACGTTCTTGCTAAAAAAGCTATGTCAATTTGGTCATAATAAGACTCTACAGTATCTAAACATAGGTGGTCTTCCACTACATCAAGCAACCATGCCATTACTACCGTCCTCGACATCATCATCTGCAATTTCCTTGAGTAGTTTTAATAACGCTCCAAACTACAACAGTCCTCAATCGATCTTTACAACAGTTACTAAGAACAGATTTTACTACCATTGCAACGACGCTCTGATATTTATTAAGATTAACTAtccatatttgaaaagtttaaCAATCAGacataataatattccaatAGGTAAATTGGTCGAATTTTTAACTCCACTAGATGACTATACTTCATTAAACTTAGATAtcttgaattatttgaaaaaacaaaaacaacaagaactgaaatttctcaatatatcaaataattcataCGTTAATAAATGGACTATTCAGGATCCAGCAATTCTTACTTGTTCTAAGTCATTGGTTGCTTTAGAGATTTCATTTGATGCATGGCAACAAATAGAgagaataaataatgaaagtgaaattGTTTCTGTTAAATATAACTTAAAAACCCGGAAGAATGACATTTATAAATGGAAATGTTACATTGATACATCGTACGGTAGACGATATTGGATTTATAAAACagatgaatatttaaatcGTGATGATATTAACGTTGATCGTGGGACAGTGTACGATTCGCAAGGTAATAAgataatcaaaattatcaagCAGCCAGATTACTTGAAGTTTGCACAGTACAAAATAAGTTTAAGCTGTGGTCTAGTTACTCAAAGTAGTTTCAGGAGAAAGCATTGTTACAGGGATGTCAAACCCCAGATATCTCAATTTTTAACCAGGAATGGAGGTATTGCCTTTGGGAATATTTCAAGACCAATCATTAGGCCTAGGTTACCCCTCGGTGGTTGGCGGTTGCTTCCGGACGATGACCGGCGTGATACTGCGCACTCAGTTTATCGAAGAAGTAGTGAGGAACATGAGGTCGGTTCTGCGCTATATTGGGACAGATCGATACACGATTTGCAACAGCTCGCTGGCGGAGAAAACCATCAAGCACCAATCCCTACTATCGAAGAAATGGCATCCATATCACCAGTATTCTCACCTGAACAACATATTTCGCTGCCGCAAGAAGAGGAAGCGGAGGAAACTGACGAAGAGTATTTAAACAATCCAGATTTgcaaagaagaagatctCAATTGAGCCTCTTCAGGGTACACCATCGTTCAAGATCTACCCATAGACGTAGAAACATTAATAGATCGAGCTCGTCACTATCAATAATGCCAAGACATTCTGCATCACGTCCTTCTTTAAATCGTCAGGGTTCTTCCTCAATGTCTGTGCTGCCACATAAtaacaagaagaaggcGAATGACTATTATTACCAACACCCGGAAGAATTTGTCTACGACCCTAATGACCCAATAACTTCTGAACGTTATAGAATTCACTTTGAGCTCGTCAACGAGTACAGGGTCTTTGGTTGTACTGAACGTGGTATGTACCGATACTACAGCCTTAAAATGTGA
- the NIT3 gene encoding putative hydrolase (similar to Saccharomyces cerevisiae NIT3 (YLR351C); ancestral locus Anc_4.183), giving the protein MSKVFSEKIKIALIQLKGSSADKSANLIKAKNLIDNAMTREPSTKIVVLPECFNAPYSVTKFRDYAEVINSEKKSQSVSLLSSIAARYKITLIGGSIPEIDLQTDNVYNTAIIFNENGDLIDKHRKVHLFDVDIPNGITFKESDSLSPGDKATTISTPYGNIGIGICYDMRFPELAMISARKYNAFAMIYPSAFNTVTGPMHWHLLAKARAVDNQMYTILCSPARDMESNYHAYGHSLVCDPKGNIISEAGEGEETIFAELDPKILEEFRAGIPLDKQRRFDVYTDVSK; this is encoded by the coding sequence ATGTCAAAAGTCTTCAGTGAGAAAATTAAGATTGCCCTGATCCAATTGAAGGGCTCCTCTGCCGACAAGAGTGCcaatttgatcaaagcTAAAAATCTCATTGATAATGCTATGACACGCGAACCCTCGACAAAGATCGTGGTCTTACCCGAGTGTTTCAATGCACCTTACTCAGTGACTAAATTTAGAGACTATGCAGAAGTTATAAACAGTGAGAAGAAATCGCAGTCAGtgtcattattatcatcgATTGCGGCAAGATATAAGATTACATTAATTGGTGGTTCCATTCCAGAAATCGATTTGCAAACGGATAACGTGTATAATACTGCTATTATATTCAATGAGAATGGTGATCTTATTGATAAACATCGTAAAGTACATCTTTTTGATGTTGATATTCCAAATGGAAtcactttcaaagaaagtgACTCATTATCGCCGGGGGATAAGGCAACTACAATAAGTACTCCATATGGTAATATTGGAATTGGCATTTGCTATGATATGAGATTTCCTGAATTAGCTATGATAAGTGCTAGGAAATACAATGCCTTTGCGATGATTTATCCTAGCGCGTTCAATACTGTCACGGGTCCTATGCATTGGCATTTATTAGCGAAAGCAAGAGCTGTAGACAACCAAATGTATACTATTCTATGCTCTCCTGCGAGAGATATGGAGAGTAACTACCATGCATATGGTCATTCATTGGTTTGTGATCCTAAGGGTAATATTATTTCTGAAGCTGGTGAAGGAGAGGAAACTATATTTGCTGAATTGGATCCTAAAATCTTGGAAGAGTTTAGAGCTGGGATTCCATTAGATAAACAAAGAAGATTTGATGTGTATACTGATGTTTCGAAATAA
- the ORM2 gene encoding sphingolipid homeostasis protein ORM2 (similar to Saccharomyces cerevisiae ORM1 (YGR038W) and ORM2 (YLR350W); ancestral locus Anc_4.182): MTAVNIKSGRPMEEDTRLKKFPSNGDNSAVMGQVSPVKDHRRRRSSSIISHVEQETFEDENDQQMLPNMNATWVGQPGAWIIHIVIILLLNLFFKLLPGITNDWSWTLTNITYLIGSYVMFHMIKGTPFEFNGGAYDNLTMWEQIDGETLYTPSRKFLIFVPIALFLVCTQFFNGNNLDLFVFNFIMTTLVGVIPKLPVTHRLRISIPIITGPQQIS, encoded by the coding sequence ATGACAGCTGTCAATATTAAGTCAGGCCGTCCAATGGAGGAAGATACCAgattaaagaaatttccTTCTAATGGCGATAATTCAGCAGTTATGGGACAGGTGTCGCCTGTCAAGGATCACAGAAGAAGACGTTCTTCAAGTATCATATCGCATGTGGAACAAGAGACTTTTgaggatgaaaatgatcaaCAGATGCTACCCAATATGAATGCTACCTGGGTGGGGCAACCTGGTGCTTGGATAATACACATCGTCATTATATTGCTActaaatctttttttcaaattattaccTGGTATCACTAACGATTGGTCCTGGACTTTAACGAATATCACTTACTTGATCGGTTCGTACGTTATGTTCCACATGATCAAGGGTACTCCATTCGAGTTCAATGGTGGTGCTTACGATAATTTGACTATGTGGGAACAAATTGATGGCGAAACATTGTACACACCCTCAAGAAAGTTCCTCATTTTCGTTCCAATTGCCTTATTCTTAGTCTGTACACAATTTTTTAACGGTAATAATCTGGATTTATTTgtattcaatttcataatGACTACATTAGTCGGTGTGATTCCAAAATTACCTGTAACCCACAGACTAAGAATTTCCATACCAATTATAACAGGCCCTCAACAAATCAGTTAA
- the DIC1 gene encoding Dic1p (similar to Saccharomyces cerevisiae DIC1 (YLR348C); ancestral locus Anc_1.123), giving the protein MEQLANICVHTAMSSQKITYPWWYGGAGGIFATVCTHPLDLAKVRLQAAPYPKPTIPGMISQIIRNDSFLGLYAGLSASILRQCTYTTARLGLYNFIKENVLPNDSMNYLLLASIVSGAVGGLFGNFADVVNIRMQNDSALPSNLRRNYKNVFDGIYKIVKYENGLKACFIGWKPNVLRGILMTSSQAVTYDSTKLKLVNSFHFSDNSHWTHFLSSLFAGLVATTVSSPVDVIKTKIMNALEDSHGKNTFKILSQAIRQEGPSFLFRGWLPSFTRLGPHTMLIFLTMEQLKKHKIGMS; this is encoded by the coding sequence ATGGAACAGCTGGCAAATATATGTGTTCACACAGCAATGTCCTCACAGAAAATTACGTACCCGTGGTGGTATGGCGGTGCTGGTGGTATATTTGCTACGGTTTGTACACATCCGCTAGACCTCGCTAAAGTCAGACTACAAGCTGCTCCTTACCCAAAGCCTACTATACCCGGTATGATATCTCAAATCATTAGAAATGATTCCTTTCTGGGGCTCTATGCCGGACTCAGTGCGTCAATCTTGAGACAATGTACTTACACAACGGCTAGACTAGGTCTgtataattttataaaagaaaatgtatTACCCAATGATTCTATGAACTATCTCTTATTGGCATCCATTGTGAGTGGTGCAGTTGGCGGattatttggaaattttgcAGATGTCGTTAACATCAGAATGCAAAATGACTCTGCTTTACCATCAAATCTTAGAAGAAACTACAAAAATGTGTTTGATGGAATATACAAGATCGTGAAATATGAAAATGGGCTTAAGGCATGTTTTATCGGTTGGAAACCAAACGTACTGAGAGGTATACTCATGACAAGTTCGCAAGCAGTTACCTACGATTCTACTAAATTAAAGTTGGTCAATAGTTTCCATTTTAGCGATAACAGTCACTGGACACATTTTCTGTCATCTTTATTTGCAGGTCTTGTCGCTACGACGGTTTCCTCACCAGTAGATGTAATTAAgacaaaaataatgaacGCATTGGAGGATTCACATGGGAAaaatactttcaaaatacTATCACAAGCAATACGACAAGAGGGACCTTCCTTTTTGTTTCGAGGATGGTTGCCCAGTTTTACTAGACTCGGTCCTCATACAATGCTAATCTTTCTCACCATGGAGCAACTAAAAAAGCATAAAATTGGCATGTCCTAG
- the KAP95 gene encoding karyopherin beta (similar to Saccharomyces cerevisiae KAP95 (YLR347C); ancestral locus Anc_4.180), with translation MSSVEFAQLLENTILNPDQNIRLQSETQLKKLSNENFLQFAGLSSQVLIDENAKLEARILAALSLKNELVSKDSIKSQQFVQRWTTQIDIDSRNQIKTNAIMSLVSIEPRVANASAQLIAAIADIELPLNSWPELMNIMVDNTNPTQPENVKRASLLALGYICESADPQSQALMSSSNNILIAIVQGAQSSEPSRSVRLTALNALADSLIFIKNNMDREGERNYLMQVVCEATQADDTEIQAAAFGCLCKIMSLYYSYMKPYMEQALYALTVSTMQSPDDKVASMTVEFWSTICEEEIDIAYELTQFPESALQSYNFALSSLKDVVPNLLKLLTRQNEDPEDDDWNVSMSAGACLQLFAQNCGNNILEPVLEFVEQNITDENWRSREAAVMAFGSIIDGPNKVQTTYYVHQALPSILNLINDQSLQVKETAAWCVGRIADLVAESIDPQEHLPGVVQACLTGLQDHPKVATNCSWIIINLVEQLAELQPSPIYNYYPSLVDGLITCANRDNNDFNVRASAFSALTTLVECANDSVSESSASISTFVMDKLGQTMTVNEAQLNIEQLQSLQELQSNILTILAAVIRKSPTSVHSVSDMLMELFIKLLEKKDSSFIEDDVFYSVSALSFSLGKEFEKYLEAFSPYLVKALNQVESPVSITAVGFIADISNSLEEDFRKYATAFMSVLGQMISNPSAKKELKPAVLSVFGDIASNIGSDFVLYLQEVMALCVAAQNTKPENGTIEAIDYNIRIMEAVLDAYVGIVGGLHNNPQAIYPYVGTIFQFIAQIADDAQLYSEDSTARSAVGLIGDIAAMIPDGSIKQFYSQNSITDLIKKTRSNPMFSQATKDTARWAREQQKLQLSL, from the coding sequence ATGTCTTCCGTTGAATTTGCTCaattattggaaaacaCCATTTTAAATCCTGATCAAAATATTCGTTTGCAAAGTGAAACacaattaaagaaattatcgaatgaaaatttcttacaATTTGCAGGTCTTTCATCACAAGTTTTAATTGACGAAAACGCAAAATTAGAAGCTAGAATTCTTGCCGCCCTGTCGTTGAAGAATGAACTTGTATCGAAAGACTCTATAAAGAGTCAGCAATTCGTTCAACGCTGGACTACACAGATCGATATCGATTCAAGGAATCAAATCAAGACAAATGCGATCATGAGTCTAGTATCTATCGAACCTCGTGTGGCTAACGCTTCTGCTCAATTGATTGCTGCTATTGCTGATATTGAATTGCCTTTGAATTCATGGCCAGAGTTAATGAACATTATGGTGGATAATACTAACCCAACACAACCAGAAAATGTCAAGAGGGCCTCTCTGCTGGCATTAGGTTATATTTGTGAAAGTGCAGACCCTCAGTCACAGGCTTTAATGTCATCTTCCAATAATATCCTAATTGCTATTGTTCAAGGTGCTCAGTCTTCAGAACCTTCTCGGTCCGTTAGACTAACTGCTCTAAACGCATTGGCAGACTCATTaatctttatcaaaaacAATATGGATCGTGAAggagaaagaaattatttaatgCAAGTTGTCTGTGAAGCTACTCAGGCAGACGATACCGAAATTCAGGCCGCCGCTTTCGGTTGTCTTTGTAAGATCATGTCTTTATATTATTCTTACATGAAACCATATATGGAACAAGCATTATATGCTTTAACTGTCAGTACTATGCAATCTCCTGATGATAAGGTCGCTTCAATGACTGTTGAATTTTGGTCTACTATTtgtgaagaagaaattgatattgcTTATGAGCTAACACAATTTCCAGAATCTGCTTTACAAAGTTATAACTTCGCGCTCTCTTCATTAAAAGATGTGGTTccaaatcttttaaaattgttaaCAAGACAAAATGAAGATCCGGAAGATGACGATTGGAACGTATCAATGTCCGCCGGTGCCTGTCTACAGTTATTTGCTCAGAATTGTGGTAATAATATCTTAGAACCAGTACTAGAATTTGttgaacaaaatattacTGACGAAAATTGGAGAAGTCGTGAAGCTGCTGTTATGGCGTTTGGCTCCATCATAGATGGTCCAAATAAGGTTCAAACAACATACTATGTTCATCAAGCTTTGCCGTCTATATTGAACTTAATCAATGATCAATCTTTACAGGTTAAGGAAACAGCTGCTTGGTGCGTAGGTAGAATTGCCGATCTAGTTGCGGAATCTATTGATCCTCAAGAACACTTACCGGGTGTTGTTCAAGCATGTCTAACAGGGTTACAAGATCATCCTAAGGTTGCTACTAACTGTTCCTggattattattaatttagTCGAGCAGTTGGCTGAACTGCAACCATCTCCAATCTATAACTATTACCCAAGCCTGGTTGATGGATTGATAACATGTGCTAATAGAGATAATAACGATTTCAATGTCAGAGCATCCGCTTTTTCCGCATTGACGACGCTTGTTGAATGCGCCAATGACTCTGTTTCTGAATCATCCGCGTCCATATCAACTTTCGTCATGGACAAACTAGGACAAACAATGACCGTCAATGAAGCACAATTGAACATAGAACAACTTCAGAGTTTACAAGAGTTACAATCCAATATACTAACTATTTTGGCTGCGGTAATTAGAAAAAGCCCAACCAGTGTGCATTCGGTATCTGATATGCTAATGGAACTATTCATCAAacttttagaaaaaaaggaCTCTTCATTCATCGAAGATGATGTTTTTTATTCTGTTTCAGCGTTGTCGTTTTCCTTAggaaaagaatttgaaaaatatttagaAGCTTTTTCTCCATATTTGGTCAAAGCTTTGAATCAAGTAGAGTCTCCGGTTTCCATTACCGCAGTTGGTTTCATTGCCGatatttctaattcattAGAGGAAGATTTCAGAAAGTATGCGACTGCTTTCATGAGTGTTCTCGGtcaaatgatttcaaatccaAGCGCTAAAAAAGAACTGAAACCTGCTGTATTGAGTGTATTTGGTGACATTGCATCCAATATTGGATCAGACTTCGTACTATATCTACAAGAAGTTATGGCTCTATGTGTTGCTGCTCAAAATACTAAGCCAGAAAATGGTACTATTGAAGCTATAGATTACAATATTCGTATCATGGAAGCGGTGCTTGATGCATACGTTGGTATAGTTGGCGGTTTACATAACAACCCTCAAGCCATTTATCCTTACGTCGGTACAATTTTCCAGTTTATTGCTCAAATTGCAGACGATGCGCAATTATACAGTGAAGATTCTACAGCAAGATCTGCAGTTGGTCTAATAGGTGATATTGCAGCAATGATACCTGATGGTTCGattaaacaattttattcaCAAAACTCTATCACTGACTTGATCAAGAAAACCAGGTCGAATCCTATGTTTTCACAAGCTACGAAAGATACTGCAAGATGGGCTAGAGAGCAACAAAAGCTGCAACTCtcattataa